Proteins encoded in a region of the Clostridium beijerinckii genome:
- the hflX gene encoding GTPase HflX has translation MIYGNIEGIRKSLIEELENIYSIRNLKDEICNEEILNIISRVSSFIEREISVAINRKGNVTSVAIGDSTSVEVPIIDIDEKRLSGVRVIHTHPNGYCNLSALDLTALLKLKLDAIISVAITDGNIIDFSLGMLSLYNNKLETEEKSNLSLNEIMSINILDRIRFIENLIKNNDVIEETEEKAILVGSDTKESLEELAELTEACNIPVLKTVFQSRSKIDAAYFIGRGKVLEIASMRQVERANVIIFDDELSGSQVRNLEAALGAKVIDRTTLILEIFATRAKTKESKIQVELAQLKYRLGRLQGLGTILSRTGGGIGTRGPGEKKLETDRRHIMETIYDLKDELKKIKRTREVQREKRRKENIPKVSLVGYTNAGKSTLRNTLCDLAAKNENKTKEKVFEANMLFATLDTTTRAVTLSKKGVITLTDTVGFVRKLPHDLVEAFKSTLEEVIFSDLLCHVIDVSSDSAIDQYNAVNEVLSELGAIDKETILVLNKIDKATEEQKARIKEFAVGNFDVIEISAKEKINLDKLLSLIEEKLPYNYRKVEYLIPYEKGDIQSFLHRNARILEEEYKDNGTYMVAEVDDEVFNKTQEYAKI, from the coding sequence ATGATATATGGAAATATTGAAGGAATTAGAAAATCTTTAATAGAAGAGTTAGAGAATATTTATTCTATAAGAAATTTAAAGGATGAAATATGTAATGAAGAAATTTTAAATATTATTTCTAGAGTTTCTAGTTTTATTGAAAGAGAAATCAGTGTAGCTATAAATAGAAAAGGTAATGTCACATCTGTTGCAATTGGAGATTCTACATCTGTTGAGGTTCCAATAATAGATATAGATGAAAAGAGATTATCAGGTGTTAGAGTTATACATACTCATCCAAATGGTTATTGTAATCTTTCAGCGCTAGATTTAACAGCTCTATTAAAATTAAAGCTAGATGCAATTATATCAGTGGCTATAACAGATGGTAATATAATAGATTTTTCTTTGGGAATGCTTAGTTTATATAACAATAAATTAGAAACAGAAGAAAAAAGTAATCTTTCTTTAAATGAAATTATGTCTATAAATATTTTAGATAGGATAAGATTTATAGAAAATTTAATTAAGAACAATGATGTCATAGAGGAAACAGAAGAAAAAGCAATATTAGTTGGTTCTGATACAAAAGAAAGTCTAGAGGAATTAGCAGAGCTTACAGAAGCCTGCAACATACCTGTTTTAAAAACTGTATTCCAAAGCAGAAGTAAAATTGATGCAGCATACTTTATTGGACGAGGTAAAGTGTTGGAAATTGCTTCTATGAGGCAGGTAGAAAGAGCTAATGTAATAATATTTGATGATGAGCTTTCAGGATCTCAAGTTAGAAATTTAGAAGCTGCATTAGGAGCCAAAGTAATAGATAGAACAACATTAATATTAGAAATATTTGCAACAAGGGCTAAAACTAAAGAATCAAAAATTCAAGTAGAGCTAGCTCAGTTGAAATATAGATTAGGTAGATTACAGGGACTCGGAACTATATTATCTAGAACAGGTGGTGGTATAGGAACTAGAGGACCTGGAGAAAAGAAGCTTGAAACAGATAGAAGACATATAATGGAAACAATATATGATTTAAAAGATGAGCTTAAGAAAATAAAAAGAACTAGAGAAGTACAAAGAGAAAAGAGAAGAAAAGAAAATATTCCTAAAGTATCTTTAGTTGGATATACTAATGCAGGAAAATCAACTTTAAGAAATACACTTTGTGATTTGGCAGCAAAAAATGAAAATAAAACTAAGGAAAAAGTATTTGAAGCAAATATGCTTTTTGCAACATTAGATACTACAACAAGAGCTGTAACTCTAAGTAAAAAAGGAGTAATAACTCTTACAGACACAGTTGGTTTTGTAAGGAAATTACCACATGATTTGGTGGAAGCATTTAAATCAACTTTAGAAGAAGTTATATTTTCAGATCTTCTATGCCATGTAATAGATGTATCTTCAGATAGTGCAATAGATCAATATAATGCTGTAAATGAAGTTTTAAGTGAGCTTGGGGCTATAGATAAAGAAACAATATTAGTTTTAAATAAAATAGATAAAGCTACTGAAGAACAAAAAGCGCGAATTAAAGAATTTGCAGTAGGAAATTTTGATGTAATAGAAATTTCGGCTAAAGAAAAAATAAATTTAGATAAATTGCTAAGTTTAATTGAGGAAAAATTGCCATATAATTATAGAAAAGTAGAGTATTTAATACCTTATGAGAAAGGCGATATTCAATCTTTCTTACATAGAAATGCTAGAATACTTGAAGAAGAATATAAAGATAATGGAACATATATGGTAGCAGAAGTAGATGATGAAGTTTTTAACAAAACTCAGGAATACGCTAAGATATAA